ATAGCCCCAGCCTAAAGCGACGAGCAGTATGTACTGGTCAGTAGCTTAGGCGGATGAAATCGCAACAATCGGACCTGCCGTCGAACCGGCCCGAGTCGGCTCGTTAAGCTCACGACTCATGACCACTGTCCAAGAGCCCAACGCGCCGGAGGCGGCGACCGCACCCGATATCCATACGACCGCGGGAAAGCTCGCGGATCTGCGGATCCGGCAAGCACAGGCGCAAGCACCGAGTGGCGAAGCCGCCATCGACAAGGTGCACGCCAAAGGCAAGCTGACCGCCCGTGAGCGCATCACCGCCCTCCTCGACGAGGGCTCGTTCGTCGAACTCGACGCCCTCGCCCGTCACCGCTCGGTGAACTTCGGCCTCGCCGAGAACCGTCCCGTCGGCGACGGCGTCGTCACCGGTTACGGCACCATCGACGGCCGCGACGTCTGCGTCTTCAGCCAGGACGCCACCGTCTTCGGTGGATCACTCGGCGAAATCTACGGCGAGAAGATCGTCAAGGTCATGGACCTCGCGATCCGCACCGGCCGCCCGCTGGTCGGCATCAACGAAGGCGCCGGAGCACGTATCCAGGAAGGCGTCGTCTCGCTCGGCCTGTACGGCGAGATCTTCCACCGCAACGTCCAGGCGTCCGGCGTCATCCCGCAGATCTCCCTGATCATGGGCCCCGCCGCCGGTGGCCACGTGTACTCCCCCGCGCTGACCGACTTCGTCGTGATGGTCGACGAGACTTCGCAGATGTTCGTCACCGGCCCCGACGTCATCAAGACCGTCACCGGCGAAGACGTCACCATGGAAGACCTGGGCGGCGCACGCACCCACATGGTCAAGTCCGGTGTCGCGCACTACGTCGCGTCCGGCGAGCAGGATGCCCTCGACTACGTCAAGGACCTGCTGAGCTACCTGCCGTCCAACAACCAGGCAGCAGCACCGCGCGGCGAGATCACCGATCCGATCGTCGGGTCCATCGAGGAGAGCCTCACCGCCGAGGACGTCGAACTCGACACCCTCATCCCGGATTCGGCGAACCAGCCGTACGACATGCACGAGGTCATCCGTCGCATCCTCGACGACGACGAGTTCCTCGAGGTCCAGGCCGAGCGCGCGATGAACATCATCGTCGGCTTCGGTCGCGTCGACGGCCGCAGCGTCGGCATCGTCGCGAACCAGCCGATGCAGTTCGCCGGTTGCCTCGACATCGACGCATCCGAGAAGGCTGCGCGCTTCGTCCGCACCTGCGACGCGTTCAACGTGCCGATCATCACCCTCGTCGACGTTCCGGGCTTCCTGCCTGGCACCGAGCAGGAGTACAACGGCATCATCCGCCGCGGCGCGAAGTTGCTGTACGCGTACGGCGAGGCCACTGTGGGCAAGATCACCGTCATCACCCGCAAGGCTTACGGCGGAGCGTACGACGTCATGGGCTCCAAGCACATGGGCGCGGACCTCAACCTGGCGTGGCCGACCGCACAGATCGCCGTCATGGGCGCATCGGGAGCCGTCGGATTCGTCTACCGCAAGCAGCTTCTCGAAGCAGCGAAGAACGGTGACGACGTCGACGCATTGCGTTTGAAGCTGCAGAACGAGTACGAGGACACCCTCGTCAACCCGTACGTCGCCGCCGAGCGTGGATACGTCGACGCAGTCATCCCGCCGTCGCACACCCGCGGTCAGATCGTTTCCGCTCTGCGCCTGCTCGAGCGCAAGTCCGTTTCCCTTCCGCCCAAGAAGCATGGGAACATTCCCCTATGACCACAATTACCGAGGACATCACGACGGAAGAGGTCACAGTTGTGGCGACTTCGTCCGTCAACGGTGCCGATGTCGACGGCGCCGTCGCTGACGCCGCGGTGACCGAAAAGGCCGAGACTCCGGTTTCGGATGCGGCGGTCATCAAGATCGTCAAGGGCTCGCCCACCGACGTCGAGATTGCCGCGCTGGTCAGCGTTCTTGCCGCTGCATCGGGTGGTTCGGCTCCCGCCGAGTCGCTCCCGACGGAAACGTGGGGAGATCCGACGCAGTTCCATCGCACGCGTGCGCCGTTCTCGCCGTACTCGTACCTGAACCCGTTCGGACGGCGTACCTGATCTAGCCTGCTTGTGTGACTCAACTAGTTCTGGCTTCGGCATCCCCGGCACGCCTCGCAGTTTTGCGGGCGGCCGGGGTTTTGCCTGTTGTACGTGTTTCCGGTGTCGACGAAGACAAGATCGCGGGTGAACTCGGATCGGATGCGGCCCCACAGAAGGTGGTCACGGTGCTGGCCGAGGCAAAGGCCGCGGAGATCGTTCCCGGCCTACTGGGAGACGGCTTGACCGATGTTGTTGTCGTCGGCTGTGATTCGATGCTTCTGATCGACGGGGAGCTTCAGGGAAAACCGGGCAGTGTCGATGTTGCGCGGCGTCGTTGGGCCGCGATGGCTGGCCGTAGCGCCACACTGCTCACCGGCCATTGTGTGATGCGGGCGATCGAAGGGCAGATCGTGCGCGTCGCGTCCGATCACAGTGCCACGGTGGTGCATTTCGCGAATCCGTCCACCGAAGACCTCGAGGCGTACCTCGCCACCGGTGAACCCCTGCAGGTTGCCGGCGCTTTCACGCTGGACAGCTTGGGCGGATGGTTCGTCGAGAAGATCGAAGGCGACCCGTCGAGCGTGATCGGCATCGGATTACCTTTGGTGCGAACCCTTTTGGAGCGCGTCGGTGTGTCCGTCTCCGACTTGTGGCGCACTCAGAGCGTCTTCTGATCTTCCATCACCAGAGTATTGACCTTCGGCAGGCCCAGCGAGGCAAGAGCAATCGCCAGCGCTATGACGGAAATGATCGTCAGCACGCTGCGCTGGGCCTGCAGGAAGGCTTCACCCGCCGCTGATCTGGTGGACGCGTATGCCGCTGTGACGGCCACCTGGGCTGGGCCGCTCGCTGCGGCCGCGGAACCTTTCGAACTGCATTCCGGCGCCACCGTCATCGGTGAGCCGGATTCGAGTTGGCTTGTCGCACAGTCGACAAAGGTCTTTTCGGCAATGTCGCGAATACCGGCGTTCAGGCCTGCAGCTTCGAGGGTAGCGACGTAGTTTTCTCGCTCCCCCTGCACGGCGGCGGGTGCATTGCCGGCGACAAGCGAGAAGAAAACAACTCCGATCAATGCCAGTCCGATCGAGCTGCCTACTTGCTGCACGGTGGGCAGCAGGCCAGACACCGAACCTGCGTGTTGTGGCCGCACGGAAGCGAGAATGGCCGTCTGCAACGGTGCGACGAACAGACCGAGTCCGGCGCCGCCGATCAGGAGTGGTCCAGCCAGCGAAAGCCAGGACGGGTCTGTCCCTACCCGGCCGAGAATGGTCGAGAGTGTCAGTAGTGATCCGGCAAAAACCACCATGCCCACAATGAGCACGCGGTTGCCGAGCAACCGGTACACGGCCGACGAGAGCACTGCCGCCACCCCCATTCCCACCGCCCACGGCAATGTCATGACTCCGGCGCGAAGTGGGGAGAACCCGAAACCGAACTGCAGTGTCAGGCTGATCGTGAAGATCAACGACGTCAGCGTGCCGAAGAAGACGAAGGCCAGGGCTGCGCCCACGGCAAAGGCCCGGTCACGAAAGAGTTCGAGGCGCAGAACAGGATCGCCGCCGCGTTTTCCCAATCTGTATTCATAGAGGACAAACGCCACCGCGATCGGAACCGACGCCGCGATCATCACCACGAGCGGGGTGGGCCACCCGCGGGCACGGCCCTCGGCCAACGGGAAGATGAGCAGGAAGAGCGCCAGTGACGACAACAGCGCGCCCACCAGGTCAAGCGTGCGTACGGCATCCGCCTTGGCGTCGGAAAGGTGGAAGTAGCCCACGATCAGAGCGGCGATGCCGATCGGGATATTGACGAAGAAGATCAGCCGCCAACCCCAGTCGAAGAGATTCCACTCGATGAGCAGTCCGCCGATCAGCGGGCCACTGACCGTCGCCAGACCGATGGTTGCTCCGTAGATCCCGAACACGCGTGGATGACGGGATTTGGGAAACAACCCCGAGATGATCGCAAACGTCTGTGCGGACATCGAACCGGCCGCAAGACCCTGCAAGCCACGACAGACGATGAGCATCGTGGCACTCTGCGCCAGTCCACAGAGCAGCGATGCGACCACGAACACCGACAATGCGGTCAGGAAGACCGCTCGGCGCCCCCACAGGTCACCCAAGCGCGCTGCGGTGATGAGCGAACAGGCAAACGCCAGGACGTACACGCTCACCATCAGCAACTGAGCTGAGACACCGGCGCCCAAATCGACAGCGATGCTGGGCAACGCTACGTTCACGATCGTTGCATCGAGTAACTGCATGAATGCCGCAGCGAGGCTGGTCGCAAGACCGAGCCACGGCGTCAGTGACGATCGGGTGGACGACCGGGTGGACGACCGGTCACGGGTAGTGGGAAGCACCCGGCCACAGTAGACGAGGTAGTTGCCACCCTGTCCGTCTGACGGCATCCTGGATACGTCACTATGGATATCACCCCAATGTTCGACTGATGTGGTTGTGATCATTATCGGTTTAGAAAAGGGAAGAACAGACAATCCGTTCTCCCGAATGGGATAGTTCATCATCTGTCCAACTCCAGGACGGATCTTCTCTCACGACATGCGCAGGAGCCCTACTCGATGGATCTGAACCTGATCACCCATTGGCGTCCACAACCCGGGAGGGTGGTCGAATGGGGGGTCACCGACACGTGCGCCGCGAGCGCTGCCGGAGCACAGATCAATCGGGATCTACCTCCTACGACGATGCAGGATCGTCACTTTCGACGTGCACGGATCGCCGCCGAGAACGGTGATCACCAGTCGCCCTGGATCGGCATCGCCTTCGATTTCGACGGCCCGCTCGACCGGGCGGCGATGACGCGCGCCCTGACGAAGTACGTCCGCCGGCACGACACCCTGCACAGTTGGTTCTCGTTCGACGCCGCAATGACAGATCCTGCAGACACCGACTTCCCGGTTCGACGCCATGTGGTGCCGCCCGAGACCATCGATCTCACATACCGGGAAGGTCCGGAACTGAGCGATCCGGAGGACGTCCGGGCTCTGGTCGAGCAGAAGTTCGCCGCCGAAACCAGTGGATTGGGTTGGCCTGCGTTTGTCTTCGGTGCGATCGAACACCTCTCGACCCCATCACCGCGCTTCACTCTGTTCCACGCGATCGATCACGCGCACACCGACATGTATTCGATGGTGCTGACGTACGCGGAGCTGCGCGCACGCTACGCCGCGGAAACGGCCGGAACCGAAGTCGAGCTTCCGCCTGCGGGCAGTTATGCGCAGCTGGGTCGAGCCGAGAAGGACCTCGCCGCGACCCTGACCATGGAATCTCCTGCGGTTCACGAGTGGCTCGGCTACCTCATGCGCAGCGGTGGGTCCTTCCCCGGATTTGCGCTGCCGCTCGGCGCCGAGGACGCCCCGAAACCGGCGATCGGATCGCGGTTCGATTTGGCCGACGATATTGAATGCGAGAAATTCGGCGCAGTCTGCAAGGAAAACGGATCGAATTTCATCGGTGGAATTTTCACTGCGCTCGCTATTACCGAATTCGAACTGGCAGGCCGGGACAAGTACATCGCGCTCTCGCCGGTCAGCACTCGATCCGAGGCCGACACATTCTCACAAGGTTGGTACGTCAATCTGATTCCGGTCGGAATCGATATCGGGGAGCAACACACGTTCACGCAGTTGGCGGAGATCGGCCAGCAGGCGTATCACCGGGGCAAGGAACTTCTGGACGTTTCCGTTCAGCAAGTGATCGACGTCGTCCTCGCTGCCATGGGTGACGCGGGAGCGTCGACCGGAATTACGAAGACGTTGACGCCGCCCCCCATCGTCTCTTACATCGACGGCCGCCGCACACCGGGAGCGGAAACCTACGTCGAGACCAATGCCACCGGCATCGTCGGTGGTAAGGAAACACAGATCGCCTCGATGTGGATCAATCGGGTGCAAACCGGTACCTGGATGGCCATTTCTCATCCCGACACACCGACGGCACACGAGTCGGTCACCCGCTTCGCCAAGCACTTGTCGAATGTCATCACAACTGTTGCCACACAGGGTGATTACTCGATCTCACGCGCGTCCGGCGTCGCCTGATGCATGTCACATCGATCGATCGATACGGCCTCGAACCTGGCGTAGTCACCGAATGGTCGCTGCAGCCGGCCGACGGCGCGGTCACGGAATCCGCGATTCCACCGTCGTACAATCAGCATTTCCACCTCGAGACTGCGCGCACTCATGGCGTCGGCCGAAGTGTCTGGATGGCAGCAGCTTTCGACCTTCCCGGACAATTGAACCGCCCGGCACTGGATCTGGCTCTTCGCCTGTTCATCAGTCGGCACGACACGTTGCACACCGGCTTCGAGGTCGGCGAGTTCGGTGCGGTTCGAATGGATCTGGACCATGCGACCGCAACCATTGTCACGTCCGAGCCGCTGACGACCGCAACCACCGCTGAATTGCGCAGCCATCTCAAGAAGCGATTCACCGAGGTCTGCGATCCTTTGACCTTCCCCGCGTACACCTTCGCGACCGTCGAGCGCGCCGAGCATTACACGGTCCTGAGCGCGTTCGACCACACCTTGGTGGACGGCTATTCACTGGTCATCGCCCTCGGCGAGCTTCGTCAGATC
The nucleotide sequence above comes from Rhodococcus sp. KBS0724. Encoded proteins:
- a CDS encoding acyl-CoA carboxylase subunit beta → MTTVQEPNAPEAATAPDIHTTAGKLADLRIRQAQAQAPSGEAAIDKVHAKGKLTARERITALLDEGSFVELDALARHRSVNFGLAENRPVGDGVVTGYGTIDGRDVCVFSQDATVFGGSLGEIYGEKIVKVMDLAIRTGRPLVGINEGAGARIQEGVVSLGLYGEIFHRNVQASGVIPQISLIMGPAAGGHVYSPALTDFVVMVDETSQMFVTGPDVIKTVTGEDVTMEDLGGARTHMVKSGVAHYVASGEQDALDYVKDLLSYLPSNNQAAAPRGEITDPIVGSIEESLTAEDVELDTLIPDSANQPYDMHEVIRRILDDDEFLEVQAERAMNIIVGFGRVDGRSVGIVANQPMQFAGCLDIDASEKAARFVRTCDAFNVPIITLVDVPGFLPGTEQEYNGIIRRGAKLLYAYGEATVGKITVITRKAYGGAYDVMGSKHMGADLNLAWPTAQIAVMGASGAVGFVYRKQLLEAAKNGDDVDALRLKLQNEYEDTLVNPYVAAERGYVDAVIPPSHTRGQIVSALRLLERKSVSLPPKKHGNIPL
- a CDS encoding acyl-CoA carboxylase epsilon subunit, with the translated sequence MTTITEDITTEEVTVVATSSVNGADVDGAVADAAVTEKAETPVSDAAVIKIVKGSPTDVEIAALVSVLAAASGGSAPAESLPTETWGDPTQFHRTRAPFSPYSYLNPFGRRT
- a CDS encoding nucleoside triphosphate pyrophosphatase, coding for MTQLVLASASPARLAVLRAAGVLPVVRVSGVDEDKIAGELGSDAAPQKVVTVLAEAKAAEIVPGLLGDGLTDVVVVGCDSMLLIDGELQGKPGSVDVARRRWAAMAGRSATLLTGHCVMRAIEGQIVRVASDHSATVVHFANPSTEDLEAYLATGEPLQVAGAFTLDSLGGWFVEKIEGDPSSVIGIGLPLVRTLLERVGVSVSDLWRTQSVF
- a CDS encoding MFS transporter, with product MPSDGQGGNYLVYCGRVLPTTRDRSSTRSSTRSSLTPWLGLATSLAAAFMQLLDATIVNVALPSIAVDLGAGVSAQLLMVSVYVLAFACSLITAARLGDLWGRRAVFLTALSVFVVASLLCGLAQSATMLIVCRGLQGLAAGSMSAQTFAIISGLFPKSRHPRVFGIYGATIGLATVSGPLIGGLLIEWNLFDWGWRLIFFVNIPIGIAALIVGYFHLSDAKADAVRTLDLVGALLSSLALFLLIFPLAEGRARGWPTPLVVMIAASVPIAVAFVLYEYRLGKRGGDPVLRLELFRDRAFAVGAALAFVFFGTLTSLIFTISLTLQFGFGFSPLRAGVMTLPWAVGMGVAAVLSSAVYRLLGNRVLIVGMVVFAGSLLTLSTILGRVGTDPSWLSLAGPLLIGGAGLGLFVAPLQTAILASVRPQHAGSVSGLLPTVQQVGSSIGLALIGVVFFSLVAGNAPAAVQGERENYVATLEAAGLNAGIRDIAEKTFVDCATSQLESGSPMTVAPECSSKGSAAAASGPAQVAVTAAYASTRSAAGEAFLQAQRSVLTIISVIALAIALASLGLPKVNTLVMEDQKTL
- a CDS encoding condensation domain-containing protein; this encodes MDLNLITHWRPQPGRVVEWGVTDTCAASAAGAQINRDLPPTTMQDRHFRRARIAAENGDHQSPWIGIAFDFDGPLDRAAMTRALTKYVRRHDTLHSWFSFDAAMTDPADTDFPVRRHVVPPETIDLTYREGPELSDPEDVRALVEQKFAAETSGLGWPAFVFGAIEHLSTPSPRFTLFHAIDHAHTDMYSMVLTYAELRARYAAETAGTEVELPPAGSYAQLGRAEKDLAATLTMESPAVHEWLGYLMRSGGSFPGFALPLGAEDAPKPAIGSRFDLADDIECEKFGAVCKENGSNFIGGIFTALAITEFELAGRDKYIALSPVSTRSEADTFSQGWYVNLIPVGIDIGEQHTFTQLAEIGQQAYHRGKELLDVSVQQVIDVVLAAMGDAGASTGITKTLTPPPIVSYIDGRRTPGAETYVETNATGIVGGKETQIASMWINRVQTGTWMAISHPDTPTAHESVTRFAKHLSNVITTVATQGDYSISRASGVA